In one window of Vespa crabro chromosome 6, iyVesCrab1.2, whole genome shotgun sequence DNA:
- the LOC124424675 gene encoding COP9 signalosome complex subunit 4, translating to MNIGICSEINCSSWPMFVEKMVTVAAVRQQLANLAHSGGSHKDQAEKYRSILDAILASANSNQTQANGELVDALKAFIEAIVNENVSLVISRQVLTDVSSRLLSLPDEISKAVSHYTLDKVQPRVISFEEQVASIRQHLADIYERNQNWREAANVLVGIPLETGQKQYTVDYKLETYLKIARLYLEDDDPVQAEAFINRASLLQAESKNEQLQIYYKVCYARVLDYRRKFIEAAQRYNELSYRSIIHEDERMTALRNALICTVLASAGQQRSRMLATLFKDERCQQLPAYSILEKMYLDRIIRRSELQEFEALLQPHQKACTIDGLGSTILDRAVIEHNLLSASKLYNNITFEELGALLEIPPTKAEKIASQMITEGRMNGYIDQIDSIVHFETRETLPTWDKQIQSLCYQVNQIIEKIAQTEPEWIAKAIEDQLVH from the exons atgaatattggTATTTGTTCTGAAATAAATTGTAGTTCGTGGCCGATGTTCGTCGAAAAGATGGTGACGGTAGCCGCTGTACGTCAACAACTCGCAAATTTGGCACATTCTGGCGGTTCTCATAAGGATCAAGCCGAAAA gtATCGTTCAATTTTAGATGCGATACTAGCTTCGGCTAACTCAAACCAAACACAAGCCAACGGAGAGCTTGTCGATGCTTTAAAGGCTTTCATCGAAGCAA TtgtaaatgaaaatgtaaGTCTAGTGATATCAAGGCAAGTTTTGACAGACGTTAGTAGTAGATTACTTTCCCTACCTGATGAAATTTCTAAGGCTGTCTCACATTATACTTTAGATAAg gttCAACCACGAGTTATCTCTTTTGAGGAACAAGTAGCTAGTATAAGACAACATTTGGCTGATATTTATGAACGCAATCAAAATTGGCGAGAAGCAGCTAATGTGTTAGTAGGAATACCACTTGAAACAGGacaaaa ACAATATACGGTTGATTATAAACTCGAAACTTATCTTAAGATTGCACGATTGTATCTAGAAGATGATGATCCAGTACAAGCTGAAGCTTTCATTAATAGAGCATCTCTCTTGCAG gcAGAATCTAAAAATGAACAATTACAAATCTATTATAAAGTTTGTTACGCGAGAGTATTAGATtacagaagaaaatttatagaagCGGCACAAAGATATAACGAACTATCATATAGATCTATTATACACGAAGATGAACGAATGACTGCTCTTAGAAATGCATTAATTTGTACAGTACTTGCTTCAGCtg gaCAACAAAGAAGTCGTATGCTAGCAACATTATTCAAAGATGAACGTTGTCAACAACTTCCTGCATATTCAATTTTGGAAAAGATGTACTTAGATCGTATAATTCGTCGTTCTGAACTTCAAGAATTTGAAGCTCTTCTACAGCCACATCAAAAAGCTTGTACTATTGATGGATTGGGATCTACTATTCTTGATAGAGCCGTTATTgaacataatttattatctgctagcaaattatataataatattaccttTGAAGAATTGGGTGCTTTACTGGAAATTCCACCAACGAAAGCTGAAAAAATTGCTAGTCAAATGATAACTGAAGGCAGAATGAATGGTTATATTGATCAAATTGATTCTATTGTACATTTCGAAA caCGTGAAACATTACCAACTTGGGACAAACAGATACAATCATTGTGCTATCAAGTAAatcaaataatagaaaagattgCCCAAACTGAACCAGAATGGATTGCAAAAGCAATAGAAGATCAACTAGTTCACTAA
- the LOC124424600 gene encoding DNA cross-link repair 1 protein-like: MTRYTRAKGSKASNERLPNDATPWHVMKQQLTENETTEKKVKTAKELLSEKHESIDNTASNSWASFDDEKCDKKVTQDAISNKIKKRKHINNENKSETQMENNVNLDKKIVDNENNSVRSHQVLSKRQKRNMKKQNKNLHDSTTTTLTNEGESKINNTDLPNSNHNDTNYPSRFNKNYPNGNNYFNNKFNHYNGKMFKQNNKRKPPKIKDDKEHKRRKPDYGPIKMMLNGVEIEIVKYDGFPVKKEDAERLKDLRQKMIMQGIPKSEIDIAMKLERRKAEKELARAKKHVCFHCRKSGHNLSDCPELANEQSGTGICFKCGSTEHTHFECKVTKAPEYRYATCFICREQGHISKQCPDNPRGIYPDGGACKICGDVTHLKKDCPDLIKEKEESIITVDKITDGTLESLDSSIEKNKSDKDKNNTKNKIVKF, encoded by the exons ATGACAAGATATACAAGGGCAAAGGGATCCAAAGCTTCAAATGAACGCTTACCCAATGATGCTACTCCATGGCATGTTATGAAACAGCAATTAACTGAAAATGaaacaacagaaaaaaaggtaaaaacaGCGAAAGAACTTTTAAGTGAAAAACACGAATCCATTGATAATACAGCAAGTAATAGTTGGGCAAGTTTTGATGATGAGAAATGCGATAAAAAAGTGACTCAAGATGCGATAtctaacaaaattaaaaagagaaaacatattaacaatgagaataaatcAGAAACCcaaatggaaaataatgttaatttagataaaaaaatagtagacaatgaaaataattctgtGCGATCTCATCAAGTTTTAAGCAAACGACAAAAACGTAATATgaaaaaacagaataaaaatCTACATGATTCAACTACTACAACTTTAACAAACGAGGGAGAatctaaaattaataatactgatCTTCCTAATTCAAATCACAATGATACTAATTACCCTTCAAggttcaataaaaattatccaaatggaaataattactttaataataaatttaatcattataatggtaaaatgttcaaacaaaataataaaaggaagcctccaaaaattaaagatgacaaagaacataaaagaagaaagcctGATTATGGACCTATCAAAATGATGCTTAATGGggtagaaatagagatagtcAAGTATGATGGATTTccagtaaagaaagaagatgcagagagattaaaagatttacgacaaaaaatgataatgcaag GTATACCTAAATCAGAAATTGATATTGCAATGAAattggaaagaagaaaagctgAAAAGGAATTGGCACGTGCTAAAAAGCATGTTTGCTTTCATTGTCGTAAATCTGGTCATAATTTATCGGACTGTCCTGAACTTGCAAACGAACAATCTGGTACAGGGATTTGTTTTAAGTGCGGTTCAACTGAACATACTCATTTTGAGTGTAAAGTGACTAAAGCTCCAGAATACAGATATGCAACTTGCTTTATCTGCCGTGAACAAGGACATATTTCCAAACAATGTCCAGATAATCCTAGAGGTATCTATCCTGATGGGGGAGCTTGCAAAATTTGTGGAGATGTTACGCACTTGAAAAAAGATTGTCCAGAtttaatcaaagaaaaagaagaatctaTAATTACAGTAGATAAAATTACGGACGGTACTTTAGAATCTTTGGATTCAAGCattgagaaaaataagagtgataaagataaaaataatacaaaaaataaaattgtaaaattttaa
- the LOC124424674 gene encoding protein lin-54 homolog isoform X3 produces MSLNKGQNARALVEPLALDSRTLGDGDLSALTLSHNNEQYTSNDFEAFANIQAELECMNAEEVMATDEEQVMIEQNIEAETIVPDVEMSEVSEQIQAEEIVFTSASQNNQNIIFQTKPSLQRVPVSAVQVKQNICPATQSQSIMIVSPASGQGTSQILKISHPASASTGQLQSIAQTLITAKPADGSVLQLRSTQANKPVMATSHSGSITLSNIQNVKTVQTTKRSVQSNQQNRNVYTKMILAGSQAQPGQQVLITSSQNEIQPAQTIKFLSSNVSSQNITSPTKTITLAQAQQMGLLTTNKVQHILPSTPQKQGIIVNKVVQSSSSQSSKMTIVPSSAVKSPTKILPAPIINSQVKASTISNQQSVFSSSTKTNVQPSPQKVIIRQSSLKPGTVLGSGQVIRIPANQNIVTGSSQVHQIQMPGRQVQYVRLVVPLNTSNQSLRTVAPKTTLTGSGQRLLIPAAATVGSQSKNAVAIPASALSQLASGQAVLSANSNVSNIVVLPAQYIQQQHTDDGKIKSQQSTPNLLGNTQSLQSPTSNLTSGSISESKVSQRSYANVEPNGIRPRKPCNCTKSQCLKLYCDCFANGEFCHMCNCNNCSNNLGNEEERQRAIKSCLERNPNAFRPKIGKGRETGDDIRRHNKGCNCKRSGCLKNYCECYEAKIPCSANCKCIGCRNIEEPNLEKKSLKDLADAAEVRTAQLTLNKAKLQLSEMAFRPPAVSNTGARQPFNFLTDKVVEMTCQCLMAQAYEAERDMFDDETSQRLIIEEFGRCLKEIIESAHKAEAT; encoded by the exons ATGTCTTTGAATAAAGGACAGAATGCAAGGGCTTTAGTTGAACCTCTAGCTCTTGATTCACGTACATTAGGCGATGGAGATCTTAGTGCTCTAACACTGTCACATAACAATGAACAATATACATCAAATGATTTTGAAGCATTTGCGAATATTCAAGCTGAATTGGAATGTATGAATGCGGAAGAAGTCATGGCTACTGACGAAGAGCAAGTAATGATAGAGCAAAACATTGAGGCTGAAACTATTGTACCTGATGTGGAAATGTCTGAAGTTTCAGAACAAATTCAAGCGGAAGAAATAGTTTTCACAAGTGCAAgtcaaaataatcaaaatattatatttcaaactAAGCCGTCGCTGCAAAGGGTTCCTGTATCTGCAGTAcag GTCAAACAAAATATTTGCCCAGCTACTCAAAGTCAGTCAATCATGATAGTTTCTCCAGCAAGTGGGCAAGGCACTAGCCAAATTCTAAAAATTTCTCATCCGGCATCAGCATCAACTGGACAATTACAATCAATAGCACAAACCCTTATAACAGCAAAACCTGCGGATGGTAGTGTTCTACAATTAAGATCTACACAAGCAAATAAACCCGTGATGGCAACTAGCCATTCTGGGAGTATTACATTAAGTAATATACAAAATGTAAAAACAGTGCAAACAACCAAACGTTCAGTACAAAGTAATCAACAAAATCGGAAT GTTTATACTAAAATGATATTAGCTGGAAGTCAAGCACAACCAGGACAACAAGTTCTTATAACAAGTTCACAGAATGAAATTCAACCAGCTCAAACAATAAAGTTTTTAAGTAGTAATGTAAGTAGTCAAAATATAACAAGTCCAACAAAAACTATAACATTGGCACAAGCACAACAAATGGGATTATTAACTACAAACAAAGTTCAGCATATTTTACCATCAACTCCACAAAaacaa ggtattattgttaacaaagTGGTTCAGTCCTCATCGTCTCAATCATCTAAAATGACAATAGTTCCTAGTAGTGCTGTAAAATCCCCAACAAAAATTTTACCAGCGCCAATAATTAATTCTCAAGTAAAAGCATCTACAATTTCAAATCAACAATcagtattttcttcttcaactaAAACAAATGTGCAGCCAAGTCCgcaaaaagtaattattagacag agTTCTTTAAAGCCCGGAACGGTATTAGGAAGTGGACAAGTTATTAGAATACCTGCAAATCAAAATATTGTAACTGGATCCAGTCAAGTACATCAAATTCAAATGCCAGGAAGACAG gtGCAATATGTAAGATTG GTTGTTCCTTTAAATACTAGTAATCAATCGTTAAGAACAGTAGCACCAAAGACTACACTAACTGGAAGCGGCCAGAGATTGTTAATTCCTGCTGCTGCAACAGTAGGAAGTCAATCGAAAAATGCTGTTGCTATACCAGCATCTGCTTTAAGTCAACTTGCATCTGGTCAAGCCGTTCTTTCAGCTAATTCGAACGTTAGTAATATTGTCGTTTTGCCAGCACAATATATACAACAG CAGCATACAGATgacggaaaaataaaatctcagCAATCTACGCCTAACTTATTAGGAAATACACAAAGTTTACAAAGTCCAACTAGCAATTTAACTTCTGGATCTATTTCTGAAAGTAAAGTATCTCAAAGATCATATGCAAATGTTGAACCGAATGGTATTAGACCGAGGAAACCGTGTAATTGCACTAAATCGCAATGCCTTAAACT ATATTGTGATTGCTTTGCAAATGGAGAGTTTTGTCATATGtgcaattgtaataattgctCTAATAATCTTggcaacgaagaagaaaggcAAAGAGCTATCAAATCGTGTTTGGAACGTAATCCGAATGCTTTTCGTCCAAAAATTGGGAAAGGTCGTGAAACTGGTGATGATATACGTAGACACAATAAAGGATGTAATTGTAAACGAAGTGgatgtttaaaaaattattgtgaATGTTATGAg GCTAAAATTCCGTGTTCTGCAAATTGTAAATGCATAGGATGTCGAAATATAGAAGAAcctaatttagaaaaaaaatcattaaaagatTTGGCAGATGCAGCTGAAGTAAGGACAGCAcaattaacattaaataaaGCAAAGTTACAATTATCTGAAATGGCTTTCAGACCGCCAGCTGTTTCAAATACTGGTGCAAg GCAaccatttaattttttgacTGATAAGGTAGTAGAAATGACTTGTCAGTGCTTAATGGCACAAGCTTATGAAGCTGAGCGCGATATGTTTGATGATGAAACATCGCAAAGACTTATAATTGAAGAATTTGGACGATGTCTCAAAGAAATCATAGAGTCGGCACATAAAGCAGAAGCTACCTAG
- the LOC124424674 gene encoding protein lin-54 homolog isoform X1: protein MSLNKGQNARALVEPLALDSRTLGDGDLSALTLSHNNEQYTSNDFEAFANIQAELECMNAEEVMATDEEQVMIEQNIEAETIVPDVEMSEVSEQIQAEEIVFTSASQNNQNIIFQTKPSLQRVPVSAVQVKQNICPATQSQSIMIVSPASGQGTSQILKISHPASASTGQLQSIAQTLITAKPADGSVLQLRSTQANKPVMATSHSGSITLSNIQNVKTVQTTKRSVQSNQQNRNVYTKMILAGSQAQPGQQVLITSSQNEIQPAQTIKFLSSNVSSQNITSPTKTITLAQAQQMGLLTTNKVQHILPSTPQKQGIIVNKVVQSSSSQSSKMTIVPSSAVKSPTKILPAPIINSQVKASTISNQQSVFSSSTKTNVQPSPQKVIIRQSSLKPGTVLGSGQVIRIPANQNIVTGSSQVHQIQMPGRQVQYVRLVSTPSSGSTNVVTVGKSKPQTQTLQTVGVSQKLGGQQQIVKVVPLNTSNQSLRTVAPKTTLTGSGQRLLIPAAATVGSQSKNAVAIPASALSQLASGQAVLSANSNVSNIVVLPAQYIQQQHTDDGKIKSQQSTPNLLGNTQSLQSPTSNLTSGSISESKVSQRSYANVEPNGIRPRKPCNCTKSQCLKLYCDCFANGEFCHMCNCNNCSNNLGNEEERQRAIKSCLERNPNAFRPKIGKGRETGDDIRRHNKGCNCKRSGCLKNYCECYEAKIPCSANCKCIGCRNIEEPNLEKKSLKDLADAAEVRTAQLTLNKAKLQLSEMAFRPPAVSNTGARQPFNFLTDKVVEMTCQCLMAQAYEAERDMFDDETSQRLIIEEFGRCLKEIIESAHKAEAT, encoded by the exons ATGTCTTTGAATAAAGGACAGAATGCAAGGGCTTTAGTTGAACCTCTAGCTCTTGATTCACGTACATTAGGCGATGGAGATCTTAGTGCTCTAACACTGTCACATAACAATGAACAATATACATCAAATGATTTTGAAGCATTTGCGAATATTCAAGCTGAATTGGAATGTATGAATGCGGAAGAAGTCATGGCTACTGACGAAGAGCAAGTAATGATAGAGCAAAACATTGAGGCTGAAACTATTGTACCTGATGTGGAAATGTCTGAAGTTTCAGAACAAATTCAAGCGGAAGAAATAGTTTTCACAAGTGCAAgtcaaaataatcaaaatattatatttcaaactAAGCCGTCGCTGCAAAGGGTTCCTGTATCTGCAGTAcag GTCAAACAAAATATTTGCCCAGCTACTCAAAGTCAGTCAATCATGATAGTTTCTCCAGCAAGTGGGCAAGGCACTAGCCAAATTCTAAAAATTTCTCATCCGGCATCAGCATCAACTGGACAATTACAATCAATAGCACAAACCCTTATAACAGCAAAACCTGCGGATGGTAGTGTTCTACAATTAAGATCTACACAAGCAAATAAACCCGTGATGGCAACTAGCCATTCTGGGAGTATTACATTAAGTAATATACAAAATGTAAAAACAGTGCAAACAACCAAACGTTCAGTACAAAGTAATCAACAAAATCGGAAT GTTTATACTAAAATGATATTAGCTGGAAGTCAAGCACAACCAGGACAACAAGTTCTTATAACAAGTTCACAGAATGAAATTCAACCAGCTCAAACAATAAAGTTTTTAAGTAGTAATGTAAGTAGTCAAAATATAACAAGTCCAACAAAAACTATAACATTGGCACAAGCACAACAAATGGGATTATTAACTACAAACAAAGTTCAGCATATTTTACCATCAACTCCACAAAaacaa ggtattattgttaacaaagTGGTTCAGTCCTCATCGTCTCAATCATCTAAAATGACAATAGTTCCTAGTAGTGCTGTAAAATCCCCAACAAAAATTTTACCAGCGCCAATAATTAATTCTCAAGTAAAAGCATCTACAATTTCAAATCAACAATcagtattttcttcttcaactaAAACAAATGTGCAGCCAAGTCCgcaaaaagtaattattagacag agTTCTTTAAAGCCCGGAACGGTATTAGGAAGTGGACAAGTTATTAGAATACCTGCAAATCAAAATATTGTAACTGGATCCAGTCAAGTACATCAAATTCAAATGCCAGGAAGACAG gtGCAATATGTAAGATTGGTGAGTACTCCTTCATCTGGAAGTACTAATGTTGTTACTGTAGGTAAATCAAAACCACAAACACAAACTTTACAAACTGTAGGAGTAAGTCAAAAGTTAGGTGGACAACAACAGATAGTAAAG GTTGTTCCTTTAAATACTAGTAATCAATCGTTAAGAACAGTAGCACCAAAGACTACACTAACTGGAAGCGGCCAGAGATTGTTAATTCCTGCTGCTGCAACAGTAGGAAGTCAATCGAAAAATGCTGTTGCTATACCAGCATCTGCTTTAAGTCAACTTGCATCTGGTCAAGCCGTTCTTTCAGCTAATTCGAACGTTAGTAATATTGTCGTTTTGCCAGCACAATATATACAACAG CAGCATACAGATgacggaaaaataaaatctcagCAATCTACGCCTAACTTATTAGGAAATACACAAAGTTTACAAAGTCCAACTAGCAATTTAACTTCTGGATCTATTTCTGAAAGTAAAGTATCTCAAAGATCATATGCAAATGTTGAACCGAATGGTATTAGACCGAGGAAACCGTGTAATTGCACTAAATCGCAATGCCTTAAACT ATATTGTGATTGCTTTGCAAATGGAGAGTTTTGTCATATGtgcaattgtaataattgctCTAATAATCTTggcaacgaagaagaaaggcAAAGAGCTATCAAATCGTGTTTGGAACGTAATCCGAATGCTTTTCGTCCAAAAATTGGGAAAGGTCGTGAAACTGGTGATGATATACGTAGACACAATAAAGGATGTAATTGTAAACGAAGTGgatgtttaaaaaattattgtgaATGTTATGAg GCTAAAATTCCGTGTTCTGCAAATTGTAAATGCATAGGATGTCGAAATATAGAAGAAcctaatttagaaaaaaaatcattaaaagatTTGGCAGATGCAGCTGAAGTAAGGACAGCAcaattaacattaaataaaGCAAAGTTACAATTATCTGAAATGGCTTTCAGACCGCCAGCTGTTTCAAATACTGGTGCAAg GCAaccatttaattttttgacTGATAAGGTAGTAGAAATGACTTGTCAGTGCTTAATGGCACAAGCTTATGAAGCTGAGCGCGATATGTTTGATGATGAAACATCGCAAAGACTTATAATTGAAGAATTTGGACGATGTCTCAAAGAAATCATAGAGTCGGCACATAAAGCAGAAGCTACCTAG
- the LOC124424674 gene encoding protein lin-54 homolog isoform X2: MSLNKGQNARALVEPLALDSRTLGDGDLSALTLSHNNEQYTSNDFEAFANIQAELECMNAEEVMATDEEQVMIEQNIEAETIVPDVEMSEVSEQIQAEEIVFTSASQNNQNIIFQTKPSLQRVPVSAVQVKQNICPATQSQSIMIVSPASGQGTSQILKISHPASASTGQLQSIAQTLITAKPADGSVLQLRSTQANKPVMATSHSGSITLSNIQNVKTVQTTKRSVQSNQQNRNVYTKMILAGSQAQPGQQVLITSSQNEIQPAQTIKFLSSNVSSQNITSPTKTITLAQAQQMGLLTTNKVQHILPSTPQKQGIIVNKVVQSSSSQSSKMTIVPSSAVKSPTKILPAPIINSQVKASTISNQQSVFSSSTKTNVQPSPQKVIIRQSSLKPGTVLGSGQVIRIPANQNIVTGSSQVHQIQMPGRQVQYVRLVSTPSSGSTNVVTVGKSKPQTQTLQTVGVSQKLGGQQQIVKVVPLNTSNQSLRTVAPKTTLTGSGQRLLIPAAATVGSQSKNAVAIPASALSQLASGQAVLSANSNVSNIVVLPAQYIQQHTDDGKIKSQQSTPNLLGNTQSLQSPTSNLTSGSISESKVSQRSYANVEPNGIRPRKPCNCTKSQCLKLYCDCFANGEFCHMCNCNNCSNNLGNEEERQRAIKSCLERNPNAFRPKIGKGRETGDDIRRHNKGCNCKRSGCLKNYCECYEAKIPCSANCKCIGCRNIEEPNLEKKSLKDLADAAEVRTAQLTLNKAKLQLSEMAFRPPAVSNTGARQPFNFLTDKVVEMTCQCLMAQAYEAERDMFDDETSQRLIIEEFGRCLKEIIESAHKAEAT, encoded by the exons ATGTCTTTGAATAAAGGACAGAATGCAAGGGCTTTAGTTGAACCTCTAGCTCTTGATTCACGTACATTAGGCGATGGAGATCTTAGTGCTCTAACACTGTCACATAACAATGAACAATATACATCAAATGATTTTGAAGCATTTGCGAATATTCAAGCTGAATTGGAATGTATGAATGCGGAAGAAGTCATGGCTACTGACGAAGAGCAAGTAATGATAGAGCAAAACATTGAGGCTGAAACTATTGTACCTGATGTGGAAATGTCTGAAGTTTCAGAACAAATTCAAGCGGAAGAAATAGTTTTCACAAGTGCAAgtcaaaataatcaaaatattatatttcaaactAAGCCGTCGCTGCAAAGGGTTCCTGTATCTGCAGTAcag GTCAAACAAAATATTTGCCCAGCTACTCAAAGTCAGTCAATCATGATAGTTTCTCCAGCAAGTGGGCAAGGCACTAGCCAAATTCTAAAAATTTCTCATCCGGCATCAGCATCAACTGGACAATTACAATCAATAGCACAAACCCTTATAACAGCAAAACCTGCGGATGGTAGTGTTCTACAATTAAGATCTACACAAGCAAATAAACCCGTGATGGCAACTAGCCATTCTGGGAGTATTACATTAAGTAATATACAAAATGTAAAAACAGTGCAAACAACCAAACGTTCAGTACAAAGTAATCAACAAAATCGGAAT GTTTATACTAAAATGATATTAGCTGGAAGTCAAGCACAACCAGGACAACAAGTTCTTATAACAAGTTCACAGAATGAAATTCAACCAGCTCAAACAATAAAGTTTTTAAGTAGTAATGTAAGTAGTCAAAATATAACAAGTCCAACAAAAACTATAACATTGGCACAAGCACAACAAATGGGATTATTAACTACAAACAAAGTTCAGCATATTTTACCATCAACTCCACAAAaacaa ggtattattgttaacaaagTGGTTCAGTCCTCATCGTCTCAATCATCTAAAATGACAATAGTTCCTAGTAGTGCTGTAAAATCCCCAACAAAAATTTTACCAGCGCCAATAATTAATTCTCAAGTAAAAGCATCTACAATTTCAAATCAACAATcagtattttcttcttcaactaAAACAAATGTGCAGCCAAGTCCgcaaaaagtaattattagacag agTTCTTTAAAGCCCGGAACGGTATTAGGAAGTGGACAAGTTATTAGAATACCTGCAAATCAAAATATTGTAACTGGATCCAGTCAAGTACATCAAATTCAAATGCCAGGAAGACAG gtGCAATATGTAAGATTGGTGAGTACTCCTTCATCTGGAAGTACTAATGTTGTTACTGTAGGTAAATCAAAACCACAAACACAAACTTTACAAACTGTAGGAGTAAGTCAAAAGTTAGGTGGACAACAACAGATAGTAAAG GTTGTTCCTTTAAATACTAGTAATCAATCGTTAAGAACAGTAGCACCAAAGACTACACTAACTGGAAGCGGCCAGAGATTGTTAATTCCTGCTGCTGCAACAGTAGGAAGTCAATCGAAAAATGCTGTTGCTATACCAGCATCTGCTTTAAGTCAACTTGCATCTGGTCAAGCCGTTCTTTCAGCTAATTCGAACGTTAGTAATATTGTCGTTTTGCCAGCACAATATATACAACAG CATACAGATgacggaaaaataaaatctcagCAATCTACGCCTAACTTATTAGGAAATACACAAAGTTTACAAAGTCCAACTAGCAATTTAACTTCTGGATCTATTTCTGAAAGTAAAGTATCTCAAAGATCATATGCAAATGTTGAACCGAATGGTATTAGACCGAGGAAACCGTGTAATTGCACTAAATCGCAATGCCTTAAACT ATATTGTGATTGCTTTGCAAATGGAGAGTTTTGTCATATGtgcaattgtaataattgctCTAATAATCTTggcaacgaagaagaaaggcAAAGAGCTATCAAATCGTGTTTGGAACGTAATCCGAATGCTTTTCGTCCAAAAATTGGGAAAGGTCGTGAAACTGGTGATGATATACGTAGACACAATAAAGGATGTAATTGTAAACGAAGTGgatgtttaaaaaattattgtgaATGTTATGAg GCTAAAATTCCGTGTTCTGCAAATTGTAAATGCATAGGATGTCGAAATATAGAAGAAcctaatttagaaaaaaaatcattaaaagatTTGGCAGATGCAGCTGAAGTAAGGACAGCAcaattaacattaaataaaGCAAAGTTACAATTATCTGAAATGGCTTTCAGACCGCCAGCTGTTTCAAATACTGGTGCAAg GCAaccatttaattttttgacTGATAAGGTAGTAGAAATGACTTGTCAGTGCTTAATGGCACAAGCTTATGAAGCTGAGCGCGATATGTTTGATGATGAAACATCGCAAAGACTTATAATTGAAGAATTTGGACGATGTCTCAAAGAAATCATAGAGTCGGCACATAAAGCAGAAGCTACCTAG